The following coding sequences lie in one Colius striatus isolate bColStr4 chromosome 14, bColStr4.1.hap1, whole genome shotgun sequence genomic window:
- the NAE1 gene encoding NEDD8-activating enzyme E1 regulatory subunit isoform X1, with translation MAQAGRLSLKEQRYDRQLRLWGDHGQEALESAHVCLINATATGTEILKNLVLPGIGSFTIVDGNQVSGEDVGNNFFLQKRHIGQNRAQSATELLQELNNDVSGNFVEESPEKLLDDDPSFFNRFNLVVTTQLPESTLLRLAELLWNSNIPLLVCRTYGLVGYMRVIIKEHTVVESHPDNTLEDLRLDKQFPELKEHVQSYDLDHMDKKDHSHTPWIVIVAKYLTKWFNERSDQLPKSYKEKEAFRELIRQGILKNENGTPEDEENFEEAIKNVNTALNTTEIPRCVEEIFNDDRCINLTEQSPSFWILCRAVKEFVASEGQGSLPLRGTIPDMIADSNKFIKLQNVYREKAKKDIAAVGNHAAKLLQSLGKAPESISERELKLLCSNSAFLRVVRCRSLSEEYGLNTFNKDEIISRMDNPDSEIVLYLMLRAVDRFYKQHGRYPGVYNYQVEDDIGKLKSCLTAFLQEHGLSVVVKDDYVNEFCRYGAAEPHAIAAFMGGAAAQEVIKVITGQFVIFNNTYIYSGMSQTSATLQL, from the exons atggcgcaggcggGCAGGCTCAGCCTGAAGGAGCAGAGATATGATCGGCAGCTGAG ATTATGGGGTGACCATGGACAAGAAGCTTTAGAATCTGCCCACGTTTGTTTAATAAATGCAACAGCAACAGGAACTGAAATACTCAAAAACTTAGTGCTGCCAG gTATTGGTTCATTTACAATTGTGGATGGGAATCAAGTCTCTGGAGAAGATGTTGGAAATAA tttttttctacagaaaaggCATATTGGTCAG AACCGTGCCCAGAGTGCCACTGAGCTCTTGCAAGAATTGAATAATGATGTTTCTGGAAACTTTGTTGAAGAG AGTCCAGAAAAACTTCTAGATGATGATCCTTCCTTTTTTAACCGTTTTAACTTGGTGGTCACAACACAACTACCAGAAAG CACGTTGCTGCGCTTGGCTGAACTTCTCTGGAATTCTAACATTCCTCTGCTGGTCTGCAGGACTTATGGACTGGTTGGTTATATGAGAGTCATCATTAAAGAACATACAG TTGTTGAATCTCATCCTGACAATACATTAGAAGATCTGAGACTGGACAAACAGTTTCCAGAACTGAAGGAACATGTTCAGTCTTATGACTTGGATCATATGGACAAAAAG GACCATAGCCACACTCCATGGATTGTGATTGTAGCCAAGTATCTAACAAAGTGGTTCAACGAG AGAAGTGATCAGTTGCCCAAGagctacaaagaaaaagaagccttCAGGGAACTGATTCGGCAAG GTATCTTAAAGAATGAAAACGGGACCCCAGAAGATGAGGAAAACTTTGAAGAAGCTATAAAAAACGTGAACACGGCATTAAATACCACAGAG atTCCAAGATGTGTTGAAGAGATTTTTAATGATGATCGCTGCATAAATCTCACAGAGCAG TCACCCTCATTCTGGATTTTGTGTCGAGCTGTGAAGGAATTTGTGGCAAGTGAGGGTCAAGGAAGCTTACCTCTCCGGGGCACCATTCCTGATATGATAGCAGACTCCAATAAATTTATCAAATTGCAAAATGT ATACCgtgaaaaagcaaagaaggaTATTGCTGCTGTGGGTAACCATGCTGCTAAATTGTTACAATCCCTTGGAAAG GCACCTGAATCTATTTCAGAGAGAGAATTAAAATTGCTCT GCAGCAACTCGGCTTTTCTCCGAGTAGTACGATGTAGATCTCTGTCTGAAGAGTACGGTTTAAACACTTTTAACAAGGATGAAATCA TTTCACGTATGGATAACCCTGACAGTGAAATAGTGCTGTACTTGATGCTACGGGCTGTAGATAGATTTTATAAGCAGCATGGTAGATATCCAG GTGTCTACAACTACCAGGTAGAAGATGATATTGGAAAACTAAAATCatgccttactgctttcttacaagAACATGGGTTGTCTGTAGTTGTGAAAGATGACTATGTTAATGAGTT TTGTCGCTACGGAGCTGCTGAGCCACATGCGATTGCTGCCTTCATGGGAG gagctgctgcccaggaggtTATCAAAGTCATTACAGGGCAGTTTGTCATTTTTAATAACACCTATATTTACAGTGGAATGTCACAGACTTCAGCAACTTTGCAGCTGTAG
- the CA7 gene encoding carbonic anhydrase 7, with amino-acid sequence MTGHHSWGYGQDDGPSEWHKSYPIAQGNRQSPIDIVSARAVYDPNLKPLIISYESCTSLNISNNGHSVVVEFEDTDDKTAISGGPFENPFRLKQFHFHWGTKHSQGSEHTIDGKSFPCELHLVHWNARKYATFGEAAAAPDGLAVVGVFLEIGKEHANMNRLTDALYMVKFKGTKAQFTSFNPTCLLPLSLDYWTYLGSLTTPPLNESVTWIVLKEPIRISEKQMEKFRMLLFTSEEDQRIQMVNNFRPPQPLKGRVVRASFKA; translated from the exons ATGACTGGCCACCACAGTTGGGGATATGGGCAGGATGACG gACCTTCAGAGTGGCACAAATCTTATCCTATTGCCCAAGGGAACCGCCAGTCACCTATTGATATAGTTTCTGCAAGAGCAGTTTATGATCCTAATCTGAAGCCACTTATTATTTCCTATGAGTCATGTACATCTCTCAACATCTCCAACAATGGGCATTCAGTTGTGGTTGAGTTTGAAGATACTGATGACAAGACAG CAATTAGCGGTGGTCCCTTTGAGAATCCATTTCGGCTAAAGCAGTTTCACTTTCACTGGGGGACAAAGCACAGCCAGGGATCAGAGCATACAATTGATGGCAAGTCTTTTCCCTGTGAG ctccACTTAGTTCACTGGAATGCCAGAAAATATGCAACatttggagaagcagcagcagctccagatgGCTTGGCAGTAGTTGGTGTTTTCTTGGAG ATTGGGAAAGAACACGCCAATATGAACAGACTCACTGATGCTTTGTACATGGTAAAATTTAAA ggaaCAAAAGCTCAATTTACAAGCTTCAACCCCACATGTCTCCTGCCTTTGAGTCTAGATTATTGGACGTACCTTGGTTCTTTGACCACACCACCCCTAAATGAGAGTGTAACATGGATAGTGCTTAAAGAACCCATCAGAATTTCTGAGAAACAG ATGGAGAAATTCCGCATGCTGCTCTTCACCAGTGAAGAAGACCAGAGGATTCAAATGGTCAATAATTTTCGCCCCCCCCAGCCTCTTAAAGGGAGAGTAGTTCGAGCATCCTTCAAGgcctga
- the NAE1 gene encoding NEDD8-activating enzyme E1 regulatory subunit isoform X2 — protein sequence MGIKSLEKMLEISSFFLQKRHIGQNRAQSATELLQELNNDVSGNFVEESPEKLLDDDPSFFNRFNLVVTTQLPESTLLRLAELLWNSNIPLLVCRTYGLVGYMRVIIKEHTVVESHPDNTLEDLRLDKQFPELKEHVQSYDLDHMDKKDHSHTPWIVIVAKYLTKWFNERSDQLPKSYKEKEAFRELIRQGILKNENGTPEDEENFEEAIKNVNTALNTTEIPRCVEEIFNDDRCINLTEQSPSFWILCRAVKEFVASEGQGSLPLRGTIPDMIADSNKFIKLQNVYREKAKKDIAAVGNHAAKLLQSLGKAPESISERELKLLCSNSAFLRVVRCRSLSEEYGLNTFNKDEIISRMDNPDSEIVLYLMLRAVDRFYKQHGRYPGVYNYQVEDDIGKLKSCLTAFLQEHGLSVVVKDDYVNEFCRYGAAEPHAIAAFMGGAAAQEVIKVITGQFVIFNNTYIYSGMSQTSATLQL from the exons ATGGGAATCAAGTCTCTGGAGAAGATGTTGGAAATAAGTAG tttttttctacagaaaaggCATATTGGTCAG AACCGTGCCCAGAGTGCCACTGAGCTCTTGCAAGAATTGAATAATGATGTTTCTGGAAACTTTGTTGAAGAG AGTCCAGAAAAACTTCTAGATGATGATCCTTCCTTTTTTAACCGTTTTAACTTGGTGGTCACAACACAACTACCAGAAAG CACGTTGCTGCGCTTGGCTGAACTTCTCTGGAATTCTAACATTCCTCTGCTGGTCTGCAGGACTTATGGACTGGTTGGTTATATGAGAGTCATCATTAAAGAACATACAG TTGTTGAATCTCATCCTGACAATACATTAGAAGATCTGAGACTGGACAAACAGTTTCCAGAACTGAAGGAACATGTTCAGTCTTATGACTTGGATCATATGGACAAAAAG GACCATAGCCACACTCCATGGATTGTGATTGTAGCCAAGTATCTAACAAAGTGGTTCAACGAG AGAAGTGATCAGTTGCCCAAGagctacaaagaaaaagaagccttCAGGGAACTGATTCGGCAAG GTATCTTAAAGAATGAAAACGGGACCCCAGAAGATGAGGAAAACTTTGAAGAAGCTATAAAAAACGTGAACACGGCATTAAATACCACAGAG atTCCAAGATGTGTTGAAGAGATTTTTAATGATGATCGCTGCATAAATCTCACAGAGCAG TCACCCTCATTCTGGATTTTGTGTCGAGCTGTGAAGGAATTTGTGGCAAGTGAGGGTCAAGGAAGCTTACCTCTCCGGGGCACCATTCCTGATATGATAGCAGACTCCAATAAATTTATCAAATTGCAAAATGT ATACCgtgaaaaagcaaagaaggaTATTGCTGCTGTGGGTAACCATGCTGCTAAATTGTTACAATCCCTTGGAAAG GCACCTGAATCTATTTCAGAGAGAGAATTAAAATTGCTCT GCAGCAACTCGGCTTTTCTCCGAGTAGTACGATGTAGATCTCTGTCTGAAGAGTACGGTTTAAACACTTTTAACAAGGATGAAATCA TTTCACGTATGGATAACCCTGACAGTGAAATAGTGCTGTACTTGATGCTACGGGCTGTAGATAGATTTTATAAGCAGCATGGTAGATATCCAG GTGTCTACAACTACCAGGTAGAAGATGATATTGGAAAACTAAAATCatgccttactgctttcttacaagAACATGGGTTGTCTGTAGTTGTGAAAGATGACTATGTTAATGAGTT TTGTCGCTACGGAGCTGCTGAGCCACATGCGATTGCTGCCTTCATGGGAG gagctgctgcccaggaggtTATCAAAGTCATTACAGGGCAGTTTGTCATTTTTAATAACACCTATATTTACAGTGGAATGTCACAGACTTCAGCAACTTTGCAGCTGTAG
- the TERB1 gene encoding telomere repeats-binding bouquet formation protein 1: protein METLKVQKNQCDMKTDLNLLLECLKYQMDCPMSQKEALITIYSICQQNSEASEYFREIGGLMFINDLAKSSVHCMVKEAALFTLGIIIESNVYCQQTLCTSALFEDLILFLINKDSGVNLKRMSVYVILVLVSNNKSGQTYVRDTGCIGLLLQLFRTTLSTSEVNLSDENMNPCYQLWSSVCSTLCACVNNPQNEDNQNICCSVFPYAKEWLESCTEPEILRPICSFVGLTVANNSYVQKYFVSVGGLDTLAKVLSRLMQDSSLSHSSTKLAIVLTKTLDACIANESAMGVSLTKYRTVSELLKLLSNDTLDTGEKISIILTIGHCTEVCEENQRELLQNNGLPLMIQVLTESQDEELNKAATFVLQNCKKLTEQLSLKRNDNSLNVNNAEELDVQSKQRSLQDYWKKAEEILHRIKLIEKEHDEERVEEVFVDRPSEANIEASEYHEVNPADPKTYEERTHKEVHCLQLTSKSYDQVPAPFVNSFPAKNEILNTVDPVNASTRQSEQSNIPSAVNELQRASVLQNHSMNEKNESTLQVREHLFKQPAEMVKSMKQTYTSDQYPFYSEKTKEEKSTSSASHAMVHFRCLGCTAGGLSFNSKTFTKMLQSCPYQCDHHKVILEAEERYKKELRKLIVCNSSRSATQEKIVLTPMKKNRLDTEIPAFRSQKDSFQSILLTPIRKNKYNTSNRDEHRKNSGLTDNYNLIPTYGNSFQNTQDAKLKRQRVKETCYQDHQHVKENCMCSHDKQNNEICSLDMNTRTLNKKRRTRKDFTTEEINYLMSGVKKMGTRWNLILWSYPFQKGRTSVDLSKKYYRLQLQRQEKSKDHQ from the exons ATGGAAACCCTAAAGGTGCAGAAAAATCAGTGTG aTATGAAAACAGATCTGAACTTACTGCTTGAATGCCTTAAATATCAGATGGACTGCCCCATGTCCCAGAAAGAGGCTTTGATCACTATTTATTCAATTTGTCAACAGAACA gtGAAGCAAGTGAATATTTTCGAGAAATTGGTGGTTTGATGTTCATAAATGATCTTGCCAAGTCAAGTGTCCATTGCATGGTGAAGGAAGCAGCTTTATTTACATTAGGAATTATAATAGAGAGTAATG tttattgtcaacaaACTTTGTGTACTTCTGCGTTGTTTGAAgacctcattttatttttaattaataaggATTCTGGTGTGAACTTGAAAAGAATGTCAGTTTATGTCATCTTAGTACTGGTTTCAAATAACA AAAGTGGGCAAACCTATGTCAGAGATACAGGCTGCATTGGTCTTCTGCTACAGTTATTTAG AACAACTCTTTCAACATCTGAGGTGAATCTATCAGATGAAAACATGAATCCGTGCTATCAGCTATGGTCTTCTGTCTGCAGTACTCTCTGTGCCTGTGTTAACAATCCTCAGAATG AAGACAATCAAAATATTTGCTGTTCTGTTTTTCCATACGCCAAAGAGTGGCTTGAAAGTTGCACAGAGCCTGAGATCCTTCGTCCTATTTGTTCATTTGTTGGTCTCACAGTTGCAAATAACT CATATGTGCAGaagtattttgtttctgttggaGGATTGGATACATTAGCTAAAGTTCTCAGCAGGCTGATGCAGGATTCCAGTTTGAGTCACTCAAGCACAAAACTTGCAATAGTATTAACAAAAACTCTGGATGCCTGCATTGCTAATGAGT CTGCCATGGGTGTTTCCTTGACAAAGTATCGCACTGTGTCAGAGCTACTGAAGCTGCTGTCCAATGACACTCTGGATACTGGAGAAAAAATTAGTATTATTCTAACAATTGGACACTGTACTGAAGTTTGTG AGGAAAATCAACGTGAACTCCTCCAGAACAATGGTCTTCCACTTATGATTCAGGTATTAACTGAGTCTCAGGATGAGGAACTAAACAAAGCTGCTACTTTTGTGCTGCAAAACTGCAAAAAACTGA cTGAACAATTGTCCCTGAAAAGAAATGATAATTCATTAAACGTGAATAATGCAGAAGAATTGGATGTGCAATCCAAACAAAGAAGTCTACAAGACTactggaagaaagcagaagaaattttACACAGAATAAAGTTGATTGAAAAAGAACATGATGAG GAAAGAGTGGAAGAAGTATTTGTAGACAGACCTTCAGAAGCCAATATTGAAGCATCAGAATACCATGAAGTGAATCCTGCTGATCCAAAAACTTACGAAGAAAGAACACATAAGGAAGTACATTGTCTACAATTGACCTCTAAGTCATATGATCAGGTTCCGGCTCCATTTGTAAATTCTTTTCCagcaaaaaatgaaatattgaatACCGTGGATCCAGTAAATGCTTCTACCAGACAAAGTGAGCAGAGTAATATTCCAAGTGCAGTTAATGAACTGCAAAGAGCCAGCGTACTTCAAAATCACAGTATGAATGAGAAAAATGAGTCTACTCTTCAAGTACG TGAACATTTATTTAAGCAGCCTGCAGAGATGGTTAAAAGTATGAAACAGACATACACATCAG ATCAATATCCATTCTACTCAGAGAaaaccaaggaagaaaaaagtacttCATCTGCATCCCATGCAATGGTACATTTTAGGTGTTTAG GTTGTACAGCAGGAGGACTGTCCTTCAATAGTAAAACCTTCACTAAAATGTTGCAGAGTTGTCCATACCAGTGTGACCATCACAAAGTCATTCTGGAAGCTGAAGAAAGATATAAAAAGGAACTTCGCAAACTGATTGTTTGTAACAGCAGCAGATCTGCAACTCAGGAGa AAATAGTGCTGACTCCGATGAAGAAAAACAGGCTGGATACAGAAATACCAGCTTTCAGAAGCCAAAAGGATAGTTTCCAAA gtattCTTTTGACTCCaattagaaaaaacaaatataatACTTCAAATAGAGatgaacacagaaaaaatagTGGGTTGACTGACAACTACAACTTGATCCCTACATATGGAAACT CTTTCCAAAATACCCAAGATGCTAAGTTGAAGAGACAAAGAGTCAAAGAAACATGCTACCAGGATCATCAGCATGTAAAAGAAAACTGCATGTGTTCACATGACAAGCAG